The Aureispira anguillae genome contains a region encoding:
- a CDS encoding RNA polymerase sigma factor: MQSSKSCTDKDLIRTYIRGDERAFETLLTRHKGKIYTSIYMFVKDTDLANDIFQETFIKIIDTFRSGKYNEEGKFLQWALRISYNLCIDFFRKNKRRKTITPSEDFDIFNLINTSDDNQENTIIKNQTYAKVRQLVEALPQEQKEVILLRHYAELSFKEIAELTNVSINTALGRMRYALINIRKMIGEHQISLQ, encoded by the coding sequence ATGCAAAGTAGTAAGTCTTGTACCGACAAAGACCTTATCCGCACGTATATACGTGGTGATGAGCGAGCATTTGAAACATTGCTCACTAGACACAAAGGTAAAATCTACACCTCTATTTACATGTTTGTAAAGGATACAGATTTAGCCAATGACATTTTTCAAGAAACCTTCATTAAAATTATTGATACTTTTCGTTCTGGAAAGTATAATGAAGAGGGAAAGTTCCTACAGTGGGCGCTTCGTATTTCTTATAATTTATGCATTGATTTTTTTCGCAAAAACAAACGCAGAAAAACCATCACACCATCTGAAGATTTTGACATCTTTAACTTGATCAATACAAGTGATGACAATCAAGAAAATACGATTATCAAGAATCAAACCTATGCCAAGGTTAGACAATTGGTAGAAGCGTTGCCACAAGAACAGAAAGAAGTAATTTTATTAAGACATTACGCAGAGTTAAGTTTTAAAGAAATTGCAGAGCTAACTAATGTTAGCATTAATACCGCACTAGGTCGTATGCGCTATGCATTAATCAATATTCGCAAGATGATTGGTGAGCATCAAATCAGCCTACAGTAA